A genomic window from Streptomyces sp. WMMC940 includes:
- a CDS encoding ABC transporter permease, whose amino-acid sequence MILYLTRRLLGVVGVLVAIAAVTFTIFYVLPSDPAAAACGKSCSTERLEAIRAHMGLDAPLWRQFADFVTGVFTGRTMGSGQYALHCEFPCLGYSYENSQAVWDLLVDRLPVSASLAVGAAVIWLLIGLSAGVAAALRKDTLTDRVLMVGAVAAASLPVYFTSVMLIYGLIRVAGLLPYPAYTPFGSDPLGWASNLLLPWLALAILYAAMYARQSRSSMIETMAEPYIRTARAKGLPRRTVVVKHGLRAGMTPILTIFGMDLGGLLAGAVITESIFGLPGIGRLFYGALSTGDQPVILGVTLLAATFIVVANLAVDLLYAVVDPRVRY is encoded by the coding sequence GTGATCCTCTACCTCACCCGCCGGCTGCTCGGCGTCGTCGGCGTCCTCGTCGCCATCGCCGCGGTCACCTTCACCATCTTCTACGTCCTGCCCTCCGACCCGGCCGCCGCGGCCTGCGGAAAGTCGTGCAGCACGGAGCGCTTGGAGGCGATCCGTGCCCACATGGGCCTGGACGCGCCGTTGTGGCGCCAGTTCGCCGACTTCGTCACCGGTGTCTTCACCGGCCGCACCATGGGCAGCGGTCAGTACGCCCTGCACTGCGAGTTCCCCTGCCTCGGCTACTCGTACGAGAACAGCCAGGCCGTCTGGGACCTCCTCGTCGACCGGCTCCCGGTCTCCGCCTCGCTCGCCGTGGGCGCCGCCGTGATCTGGCTGCTCATCGGACTCTCCGCGGGCGTCGCGGCGGCGCTGCGCAAGGACACCCTGACCGACCGGGTCCTCATGGTCGGGGCGGTCGCCGCCGCCTCCCTGCCGGTCTACTTCACCTCGGTCATGCTGATCTACGGGCTGATCCGGGTGGCCGGGCTGCTGCCCTATCCCGCGTACACGCCCTTCGGCTCCGATCCGCTCGGCTGGGCCTCGAACCTGCTGTTGCCCTGGCTCGCGCTCGCCATCCTGTATGCCGCGATGTACGCACGGCAGAGCCGGAGTTCGATGATCGAGACCATGGCGGAGCCGTACATCCGCACCGCTCGCGCCAAGGGCCTGCCGCGGCGCACCGTCGTCGTCAAGCACGGTCTGAGGGCCGGGATGACGCCGATCCTGACCATCTTCGGCATGGATCTCGGCGGCCTGCTCGCGGGCGCCGTCATCACCGAGTCCATCTTCGGGCTCCCGGGCATCGGGCGGCTCTTCTACGGCGCGCTGTCCACCGGCGACCAGCCCGTCATCCTCGGCGTCACCCTGCTCGCCGCCACGTTCATCGTCGTCGCCAACCTGGCCGTCGACCTGCTGTACGCCGTCGTCGACCCGCGAGTGAGGTACTGA